The following coding sequences are from one SAR202 cluster bacterium window:
- a CDS encoding archease, translating to MTYDYFEHTADIGVAARGATFEQALAQAAVGMFNLIADLSTVREMHSRHIAVTSTDRETLVVDWLNELLFHYEAHDFLPVAYSVKVAPEGASLTAECRGESADSQRHRLRPAVKAATYHGLSVRQDRREWQIRVVLDI from the coding sequence ATGACCTACGACTACTTCGAGCACACTGCCGACATTGGCGTAGCAGCGCGCGGCGCAACGTTCGAGCAGGCGCTCGCCCAGGCCGCCGTCGGCATGTTCAACCTAATCGCTGACCTTTCCACCGTCCGGGAGATGCATTCTCGCCATATAGCCGTCACCTCCACGGACCGCGAAACCCTGGTTGTAGACTGGCTCAACGAGCTCCTGTTCCACTACGAAGCCCACGACTTCCTTCCGGTCGCCTACTCCGTAAAGGTGGCGCCCGAAGGCGCGTCCCTCACCGCCGAGTGCCGGGGCGAGTCCGCCGACTCCCAGCGGCACCGCCTGCGCCCGGCGGTGAAGGCCGCAACGTACCACGGGCTGTCGGTGAGGCAAGACCGCCGCGAATGGCAGATACGCGTTGTACTGGACATTTGA